From a region of the Hymenobacter jejuensis genome:
- a CDS encoding SDR family oxidoreductase, with product MPALTAKQDKALATTPVEELLALPPLQAEQIKDSLRAYQLSKRGNSLRVMAEAVRWGKRGARVNTISPGIIITPLANDELKGPRGAGYRRMLEVSAAGRAGTPDEVGTVGALLMGPDGALITGSDFLMDGGVTAAYWFGELAQE from the coding sequence TTGCCGGCGCTGACGGCCAAGCAAGACAAGGCTCTCGCCACGACTCCGGTTGAAGAGCTTCTCGCACTGCCTCCGCTACAGGCTGAGCAAATCAAGGATTCCCTTCGCGCCTACCAGCTTTCGAAGCGCGGCAACTCGTTGCGGGTAATGGCTGAGGCCGTCCGCTGGGGCAAGCGCGGCGCCCGGGTCAACACCATCAGCCCCGGCATTATCATCACACCCCTGGCTAACGACGAGCTAAAGGGCCCACGCGGCGCGGGCTACCGGCGCATGCTGGAGGTATCGGCGGCTGGCCGCGCCGGCACCCCCGACGAGGTGGGCACCGTGGGAGCCCTGCTAATGGGCCCCGACGGCGCCTTGATCACTGGCAGCGACTTCCTGATGGATGGCGGCGTCACAGCAGCCTATTGGTTCGGAGAACTGGCACAAGAGTAA
- a CDS encoding Na+/H+ antiporter, with the protein MQSLFSELVFLVLIILALVMLAQKLRLAYPIVLVLGGLALSFTGLFTNLEIKPEIVFLIFLPPLLYEAAWQVSWKEFWKWRRVITSFAFPIVILTACVVAVVSHALIPGFTLALGFLLGGIVSPPDAISATTIMRQVKVPKVLLSVIEGESLLNDASSLIVFRFALAAVLTGQFSFGQAAGSFFLVIVLGTLIGVAVGLVFYTLHRKLPTTPSIDTVLTLVTPYCMYYAAEYFHYSGVLAVVSGGLLLSSKRNTMLTYRSRIEGVNVWTVLSFVFNGLIFLLIGLQLPHIVQQLGDTSLGTAIGYGLLISLALIVARLLCSFGASLFTRLASHFITVADANPGWKLPLVSGWAGMRGVVSLAAALSIPLLTPAGQPFPYRNLILFITFVVILVTLVFQGLTLPWLIRKMRLEDKFAPIPAEQQELLIQQKLAEQALRHLANRSPHNGSPNEYLHNMRARLQLDTAFFSRALASAGSTQLNTLQHFQQLYLEVLEQQRILLQQMNRREDFDEEIIRKYLTVLDLEEYKLREKQLQPADPEQASP; encoded by the coding sequence ATGCAAAGCCTGTTCTCCGAACTCGTCTTTCTGGTCTTAATCATCCTGGCGCTGGTCATGCTGGCCCAGAAGCTGCGACTGGCCTACCCTATTGTGCTGGTGCTGGGCGGGCTGGCGCTCAGCTTCACAGGCCTGTTCACTAACCTGGAAATTAAGCCGGAAATCGTGTTCCTGATTTTCCTGCCGCCGCTGCTCTACGAAGCGGCCTGGCAGGTGTCGTGGAAGGAGTTTTGGAAATGGCGGCGTGTCATTACCAGCTTTGCCTTTCCCATTGTCATTCTCACCGCTTGTGTGGTGGCGGTGGTGTCCCACGCCCTGATTCCGGGGTTTACGCTGGCACTGGGTTTTTTGCTGGGCGGCATCGTTTCGCCGCCCGATGCCATTTCGGCCACCACCATCATGCGGCAGGTGAAAGTGCCGAAGGTGCTGCTCAGCGTGATTGAGGGCGAAAGCCTGCTCAATGACGCCTCCTCCCTGATTGTGTTCCGGTTTGCGTTGGCGGCCGTGCTGACCGGCCAATTTTCCTTCGGCCAAGCGGCGGGCAGTTTTTTCCTGGTCATCGTGCTCGGCACGCTTATCGGCGTGGCGGTGGGCCTGGTGTTTTACACCCTCCACCGCAAGCTGCCCACCACGCCCAGCATTGATACGGTGCTGACGCTGGTGACGCCCTACTGCATGTACTACGCGGCCGAATATTTCCACTATTCCGGCGTGCTGGCCGTGGTCAGCGGCGGGTTGCTGCTCTCTAGCAAGCGCAACACCATGCTCACCTACCGCAGTCGCATCGAAGGCGTGAACGTGTGGACGGTGCTGAGCTTTGTCTTCAACGGATTGATTTTTCTGCTCATCGGCCTGCAGCTGCCACACATTGTTCAGCAACTCGGCGACACCAGTTTGGGCACGGCCATCGGCTACGGCTTGCTCATCTCGCTGGCCCTGATCGTGGCCCGGCTGCTGTGCTCATTTGGCGCTTCCCTGTTCACTCGGCTGGCCAGCCACTTCATCACCGTGGCCGACGCCAACCCCGGCTGGAAGCTGCCGCTCGTTTCGGGCTGGGCGGGCATGCGCGGGGTGGTGTCACTGGCGGCGGCGCTGTCCATTCCGCTGCTGACCCCGGCGGGGCAGCCCTTCCCCTACCGCAACCTGATTCTGTTTATCACCTTCGTGGTCATCCTCGTCACGCTGGTGTTTCAGGGCCTGACGCTGCCCTGGCTGATTCGCAAAATGCGCCTGGAGGACAAATTTGCCCCCATCCCGGCAGAGCAACAAGAGCTGCTGATTCAGCAAAAGCTGGCTGAGCAAGCCCTGCGTCACCTGGCAAACCGGAGCCCCCACAACGGCTCTCCGAACGAATACCTGCACAATATGCGGGCGCGGTTGCAGCTGGATACGGCGTTTTTCTCGCGGGCCTTGGCTAGCGCTGGCAGCACGCAGCTCAACACGCTTCAACACTTCCAGCAGCTTTATCTGGAAGTATTGGAGCAGCAACGGATCTTGTTGCAGCAGATGAACCGGCGGGAGGATTTCGACGAGGAAATCATTCGAAAATACCTGACCGTCCTCGACCTGGAAGAATACAAGCTGCGCGAAAAGCAGCTGCAACCCGCCGATCCCGAGCAGGCTTCGCCTTGA
- a CDS encoding FAD-containing oxidoreductase, with the protein MNHSFDALIIGAGQAGPSLAGRLTAAGWKVALVERKNYGGTCVNTGCTPTKAMVASAKAAHTLRQAAHYGLAPVGEVTADLAQVKARTDRIVAASRTGLENWLKQMPGCTLFRGTARFVSPTAMRVGDEVLEARHIFLNVGGRPVKPALPGIEQVPYLTSSTLLALEELPAHLLIVGAGAVGLEFAQLFRRLGSQVTLVERNARLLPHDDDDVAAAVADILTNEGITLRLGAECISLGQENGRPVVHVSCEADSSPSHGSHLLLAMGRLPNTDDLDLEKAGLLADAHGYLTVDEALQTATPGIWALGDCNGRGAFTHTAYNDFEIVAANLLDGGQRRVSDRLPVSAIYLDPPFAKVGLTEAEVRAAGTPALVGKRPMTKVGRAVEKGETQGFMKVLVHAETDQILGASIVGVGGDEAIHCIITAMYARQTATFMRSNMFIHPTVSELIPTVFGELQPLRAELKATAST; encoded by the coding sequence ATGAATCACTCTTTTGATGCGTTGATTATTGGGGCAGGACAAGCTGGCCCATCGCTGGCCGGTCGGCTCACGGCAGCTGGTTGGAAGGTCGCCCTTGTAGAGCGCAAAAACTACGGCGGCACCTGCGTCAATACGGGTTGCACCCCCACCAAAGCCATGGTTGCCAGTGCGAAAGCCGCGCATACATTGCGCCAGGCAGCGCACTACGGTTTGGCACCAGTAGGAGAAGTCACGGCCGACCTGGCCCAGGTAAAAGCCCGCACGGACCGCATTGTAGCAGCGTCGCGCACCGGCTTGGAAAACTGGCTAAAGCAAATGCCCGGCTGCACGCTTTTTCGGGGTACGGCCCGATTTGTGTCGCCGACGGCGATGCGGGTGGGCGACGAGGTGCTGGAAGCCCGACACATTTTTCTCAACGTGGGCGGGCGCCCTGTCAAGCCGGCGCTGCCGGGCATCGAGCAAGTTCCGTACCTGACCAGCAGCACACTATTGGCCTTGGAAGAATTGCCGGCCCACCTGCTTATCGTGGGCGCGGGGGCTGTGGGACTGGAGTTTGCGCAGCTGTTTCGGCGGCTGGGCTCGCAGGTTACCCTCGTGGAGCGCAACGCGCGCCTGCTCCCCCACGACGACGACGACGTAGCCGCTGCCGTGGCCGATATTCTTACCAATGAGGGCATTACACTGCGGCTTGGGGCCGAGTGCATTAGCTTGGGGCAGGAAAATGGGCGGCCCGTGGTGCACGTCAGCTGCGAAGCAGATTCGTCGCCGAGCCACGGTTCGCACCTGCTGCTGGCCATGGGCCGCCTGCCCAATACCGATGATTTAGACCTCGAAAAAGCAGGGCTCCTGGCCGATGCCCACGGCTACCTCACAGTGGATGAGGCGTTGCAAACGGCCACGCCGGGCATATGGGCGCTCGGCGACTGCAACGGGCGCGGGGCGTTTACGCACACCGCCTACAACGACTTCGAGATTGTGGCCGCCAACCTGCTCGATGGCGGTCAGCGGCGCGTCAGCGACCGGCTGCCGGTTTCGGCCATTTACCTCGACCCACCCTTCGCCAAAGTCGGCCTGACGGAAGCCGAGGTGCGGGCCGCGGGCACACCGGCTTTGGTAGGCAAGCGACCCATGACGAAAGTGGGCCGGGCCGTAGAAAAAGGCGAAACTCAGGGCTTTATGAAGGTGCTGGTGCACGCCGAAACCGACCAGATTTTGGGGGCCAGCATTGTGGGCGTAGGGGGCGACGAAGCCATCCATTGCATCATCACGGCCATGTACGCCCGCCAAACTGCCACCTTCATGCGCAGCAACATGTTTATTCACCCCACGGTTTCGGAGCTGATCCCGACGGTGTTCGGCGAGCTGCAACCGTTGCGTGCCGAGCTTAAAGCAACGGCCAGCACCTGA
- a CDS encoding SDR family oxidoreductase encodes MQDVIVVIGAGSIGQAIARRVSAGKHVLLADLRPENAAAKTLTDAGFEVTTTTVDVSSRASVHALVEQTTALSQVSGLIHAAGVSPSQASPEIILKVDLYGTALVLEEFGNVMTRGGTGIGFAVGAPLAGADGQARQGSRHDSG; translated from the coding sequence ATGCAGGACGTCATCGTTGTCATCGGGGCCGGTTCGATCGGCCAGGCCATTGCCCGCCGGGTGAGTGCGGGCAAACATGTGTTGCTGGCAGATTTGCGCCCGGAAAATGCAGCGGCCAAAACGCTGACCGACGCCGGTTTCGAGGTGACCACGACGACCGTCGACGTATCCTCGCGGGCTTCGGTGCACGCGCTGGTGGAGCAGACCACCGCCTTGAGCCAGGTCTCCGGACTAATTCACGCCGCTGGGGTATCCCCGTCCCAAGCCTCGCCGGAAATTATCCTCAAAGTCGATCTGTACGGCACGGCGCTGGTTTTGGAAGAATTTGGCAACGTCATGACCCGAGGGGGCACAGGCATAGGCTTCGCAGTCGGGGCACCGCTTGCCGGCGCTGACGGCCAAGCAAGACAAGGCTCTCGCCACGACTCCGGTTGA
- a CDS encoding alpha/beta hydrolase, whose amino-acid sequence MHQEPLRTAGQPLATATKALILLHGRGGSPADILSLARHVHVPEFALLAPQATQNTWYPNSFLAPPAQNEPWLSDALAAVGRAVAEAEAAGISKENIYFLGFSQGACLTLEYVARHATRYGGVVAFTGGLIGDHLDAARYAGDFAGTPIFIGTSDPDFHVPVERVRASTKLLTGLGGAVTERIYPHMGHTISQEEIDVANSLIFK is encoded by the coding sequence ATGCACCAAGAACCTCTTCGCACGGCCGGTCAGCCTTTGGCTACCGCTACCAAAGCCCTTATTCTGCTGCACGGCCGCGGTGGCAGCCCCGCCGACATTCTCTCGCTGGCCCGGCACGTGCACGTGCCGGAGTTTGCGCTGCTGGCGCCGCAAGCCACGCAGAATACCTGGTACCCCAACTCGTTTCTGGCCCCGCCCGCCCAAAATGAACCCTGGCTTTCGGACGCGCTGGCCGCCGTGGGCCGCGCCGTGGCGGAGGCTGAAGCGGCCGGCATTAGTAAGGAAAACATCTATTTCCTGGGCTTCTCTCAGGGTGCCTGCCTCACGCTGGAATATGTGGCCCGCCACGCCACCCGCTACGGCGGCGTGGTCGCCTTTACCGGCGGCCTCATCGGCGATCATCTGGACGCGGCTCGTTACGCCGGTGATTTCGCCGGTACTCCTATTTTCATCGGTACCAGCGACCCGGATTTTCATGTGCCGGTGGAGCGGGTACGGGCTTCCACAAAGCTGCTCACCGGCCTCGGCGGCGCCGTCACCGAGCGGATCTACCCCCACATGGGCCACACCATTTCGCAGGAAGAAATCGACGTTGCTAACTCGCTTATATTTAAATAG